The DNA sequence CCCCGGCTGAAGCGCTCGGGGTGGGCTTGGTAAGCAGTCTGGAGCACGGCCTGCCGCTTGAGCCAGAGATCCTCCGCCTGGCCGAAGTGAACGGCGGCGGGGGTCATCAGGCCCAGGGCCGTGTGGTGATGCTCGTGGCAGTACCAGCGCTCGAAGTCGCGCATCCAGGTCTGGGCGTGCGCTAGGCTGTCAAAACGGTCGGGGTAGGCCGGGTGGTACTTGAGCGTTTTGAAGCTGGCTTCGGCATGCGGGTTGTCGTTGGCGACATGCGGCCGTGACAGGCTTTGCTGGATGCCCAAATCGCTGAAGAGCCAGGCCAACGGTTTGGCCGTCATGGGCCCGCCGTTGTCGGAGTGGATGGTCAGTTGCTTGGGCTGAAGCTGGAAGCGCTGGAGGCTGGCCGTCAGGAGTTGTTGGGCATAGTCGCCGCTTTGCTTTTCGGCGATGAGCCAGCCGACGATGAAGCGGCTGAACAGGTCGAGCACCAAGTACAGGTAGAAGCACGGGTAGCGGAGGGTGCTGAGCAAAAGAGTGATATCCCAAACCCACACCTGGTTGGGGCGTTGGGCGATCACCTGTGGCGCGGGCCGGGCTGGATGGCGGAGTTGGTTGCGACGGTCGCAAACGGCCTGATTTTCAGCCAGAATCCGGTACATGCCGCGCAGGGAGCACAGGTAACGGCCTTCGTCCAACAGTTGCGGATAGACCTCGTATGGCGTCTGGTCGGCAA is a window from the Candidatus Acidiferrales bacterium genome containing:
- a CDS encoding IS3 family transposase, translating into MQSAQTLATEVGAHAACEALAVPRSSLYAVRRPKPPAPPRLAVSPPNALSAAEKAAVLTHLNSERFADQTPYEVYPQLLDEGRYLCSLRGMYRILAENQAVCDRRNQLRHPARPAPQVIAQRPNQVWVWDITLLLSTLRYPCFYLYLVLDLFSRFIVGWLIAEKQSGDYAQQLLTASLQRFQLQPKQLTIHSDNGGPMTAKPLAWLFSDLGIQQSLSRPHVANDNPHAEASFKTLKYHPAYPDRFDSLAHAQTWMRDFERWYCHEHHHTALGLMTPAAVHFGQAEDLWLKRQAVLQTAYQAHPERFSRGQPIPPRWPDQVGINAPKTLQFSGACLSNDTKLPLSVSKNP